CCTTTGGTATGGAATCTTTGCTGGTATAAATCCAGGTAACTAACTTCCAATTTAATTGTCTGCCTTCAGATCTTCTGCTAGGAAGTTCATTGATCATTGCATTAGAAATTTAAGcagaaaagagagaaattgattaaaattcaGACCAGGATGCTATTGTGGTCCTGAGTTTGGGATTGAGTTACCAGATGAGTAGCACAATAATCAGATTCGAATAAGGGGTCTTTTCCCTTATTTTGGTTCCTATTTTACCTGTTGTTGTGGAACTCTAAGGGAGTTGTCTACCTTCACTTTACTGAAACTTTCAACTTATTTTGTTCATAAATAATTTACCTCTTATATAGAGGTTTACAATTTAGGAATAAGATGCAAAACCCTAATTCATAACATTTCTTATTctaacaagaaagaaaatataatagcaaaatatcctaatttattagtaaagttttatttaaattagtaaggAAATTCTAGGAAATAAAGATCAGAATCAAATCCCAACAAAGTCATAATCAAATCACAATCTGAATCTAATTCATAACATTTCTCCCTTGGAGAAAAAACTTGTCCTTAAGCTTGAAGTCACGGTTCCCTTGTATCTCTTTCTGTGTCTGTTGGTTCACCGTCCTTAATTTCAAACTAGAAAAGCTTTTTGCATTGATGGCCTGGCACATACATTTCATCGCAATTGTAACAAAGGCCCTTTGCGCATCGTTCAACCATCTCTCTGTTTGTCAGCATTTTATCGAAGGTAGATGAGGCTCTGCTAGATGCGGGTGTAACCTGAGTTTTTTTTTGTCTGGAATCATCTTAGTTGCTCTTTTTGTAAATTTGGGACTCTAGACAAAACTAGGATTCTCATTTGGGTTCAATCCTattagcaattttttttttcaaatagttTTGCTATATTTTCGCTTGAACCAAATTGGGTGGGTGATGTAATTCCACATCAAGTCTGATGGGTTCAATTAGGTCTGTAATGAACAAGTCCACTCGTTGATTGGTTTGCACAGATGATGCGTGCCTCAAAAGCTGCTAAAATCGCTCTTGGTATTCCTCAACCAAATCTATTTGCTTCAAAATTATAGGTTTTCCTAACAGGTTGACTTTCATGAGTGACTCAAAGTGAAGCGAACAATATTCCTTGAAGATCTCCTATGTCATATTCAGTTCTTCATCTTCTAGCTGATAAAACCACAATTGTGCCTCCCCTAACATGTGGAAGGCAGCCAACCCAACCTTATCACGAGGGGTAGTATTTTGGTTGGCAAAGAATTTCTCACATCCATGGAGCTAAACAAGGGGGTCATCTGATTCATTGTATGTGGGAAAATCCAGTTTGGTGTATTTGAGCACTATTCCCCCACCTACACTGCCATTGTGGATTGTTGTCTATCTACTGTTGTTTCTACCGCTTAAGCGAACACTAAAGTATTCGGTTTGGAATGCCTTTGTCAgaagtttttgtttctttcccACGTGAAAACTCGCGGAGTAGAGTCTCAATTTGTTCTATTTTTGCATCAACCCGTGCCTCTATTGCAATCAATCACGCTTTATACTAAGAGCCTTGTGTAGTTGGCTTCAAATTTTCTCATCAAGCTCCTTTATGGTGTGTAGCTTTGATGCCAAATTGCTATGGTCTTGAGTTTGAGATCGAGTCATCAAACAAGAAGCACAAGAATTGGATTCGAATAAAGGGTCTTTGCCCTCATTTCGATTCCTATTTTTGCCTACGATTATGGAACTCTAATGGAGTTCCCTCTTAATTTAATGAAACTTTCAACTTATTTTATTCCTAAATAATTTACCTCTTATATAGATGTTTACAATTTAGGAATAAGATGCAAAACCCTAATTTCTTATTCTAGTTATTGTTTGGAAAGCCACCTATTAATTGGATTTGGGTGTAATTAACTGTATTTACACAGATGTGACATGTTTGGATAACTATTGTAATTGGTGGGTCTTATTGAATTGGGTGTAATTGGAGCACCCCAATCAAACTTTCCGTTTTTAGGGGGAGAGTGAGAATTGGATTAATTATACAGGTAATTACACTCAAATCAATTTGTCCTATGGCTTTACAAACACTTATACGtgatttaactttaaaaaatattttttatacaagttttaaaaattatattataaacataaatatgtaTGAGTGTTGGGGATGATTGTGgtaaaaatttctaaagttatattataaatcctaaaaattatattataaaaataatttatatatattataaaattgtaacaaaaaatataatatttaaattctaaaaattctaaagttatggaaaaaaagtatattataaaatataatatgcgtGTTATGAAAagttttatgatatatttatttaaaaaagttatgGCAAAAAAGtatgaatataatttattaacgtgtccatgttatatattataaaaataatatacttattttaaaaatgttataatttttgcCTTATATTATTTACAGGTAGTGCTATGAAAAGTTATAGgactttttataaattttttataaagattattattctaaattttatattaattttaatttaatttacgtACTATAAAAAGGGTTATAACTAGCATAAATCtttttccaaattaagtttatataagttcTTATAATAAAACCAACAAATTGCTTGCAGTGTAAACTCAAATATTATGTGGTAACTGATAGTTATgcaaatataaaaagtttttttGCACAATATTGTGGGGTACAATACCATTTGAGAGAATGGAACCAAACACAAGCACCAGAGATGACTCATGAACTTTTTAATTTGAgtcattcaaaatttcaaaatgtggTTGAGAGAGGACATCTATTGTTTAAAAAACAAAGATTTCTCATGTTAACATCATCACCTCAATTTAGCATAAAAAAACAATGTTAAATTGTACTAGCATGTTGCATACTTCATAAATTCATTCCTAAGTGGAATTGAACTTATCTATACTTTGAAGGGTACATGGAGGAAATAGAACTTGGTAATCTTAATGATATAGATTCAAATTTAGATGCTGAAAAACTTGGTTAAGGACCAATAGATGATGACAAAgagtatatgttaaatgttaagaggaataacccaacaaatatgAAATGCTAGAGCAATTAGATAAAGTTGCATATGaggtttatttttcttgttatttttattagtaatcatATTATCAACTACTTTCTTAAACTAATATAttacatatgatgatttgattttaatttttattattcatttagaCTTTTTAACGCGctgataatttttatgataactagtcattttaaaaatatataaattatgtatctGTGTAATTACAAATTGTACTACCAAACATGACTTAGGGATTACGATATATTTACCTTCTATCAATAAAAACGTTGAGAAATTAcaattatttgtaattacaaACAAGTGTAATTACTACCTTGGTAATTATGCTTTCATCCAAATACTTTGTGCTGTCAAAAATCTGCAAAATATCTTAATTTGTTAGcaaagttttatttaaactaataaggaaattctaagaaataaaaatcagaATCAAATCCCAACAATCAGAATCAAATCAGAATCTGAATCAAAACCTAACAAATGCTATGGTCTACtgtttgaatttgaatgaaGATTTAGAAGGCTTCAAAGTCCTGATACATACAATGTTTAACGTTACATATGTGCTAATGTAATTCTTGTTGCTTCTTGACTTCCTTGCATGTCTATGACGGTTTGGTCCTCTTAACAAATGCTATGGTCtactatttgaatttgaatgaagATTTAGAAGGCTTCAAAGTCCTGATACATACAATGTTTAACTTTACATATGTGCTAATGTAATTCTTGTTGCTTCTTGACTTCCTTGCATGTCTATGATGGTTTGGTCCTCTTGCAGAAACGTTTGTTCGAGCCGATGGGGCTTTTATTCCTTTTGCTGATGATCTCAATATGAACAATGTAACTACAACTGTAAAAGGAATAGGTCAGATTGGTAATGTTCACATCATAGACTTGCAGTCTCCAGTTAGCAGTCTCATTGGAAGGCAAGTTGTCAAAGTGGGAAGAAGCTCTGGCTTGACCAATGGGACAATAATGGCATATGCTTTAGAGTACAATGATGAGAAAGGGATCTGTTTCTTTACTGATTTTCTTGTTGTTGGTGAGAATGAGCAGACTTTTGACCTTGAAGGTGACAGTGGAAGCCTCATACTTCTAATGGGGCAGAATGAGGAAAAGCCACTGCCTGTTGGGATTATTTGGGGTGGGACTGCTAATAGGGGTCGGTTGAAACTCAAAGTTGGTCGACCCCCTGAAAATTGGACTAGTGGGGTTGATCTTGGGCGTCTTCTAGACCTCCTCGAACTTGATCTCATCACAAACAATGAAGGGCTTCAAGGTATGTATTCCCAAGACTACCAGTCATTCTTTATCCAATTTTTAGCTTAGGTTGATTCTTTCTTCTTGGCGCTTATGAAGGATTTATTTGGCTAAATGGCATTAGATATGCAAACTATAATTTGGAccaaaaaagatgaaattataaatagacTGAATCATGATGCATTAATAGATGACACTGGTCAAGTGGTAATTTATTGCAAAAGGTTAGATTCTAGTTTTTAGTATTGATGTGGCTTAGTTCTTCTAATTTTTCAAtcattgattatttatttagacTTGAAAGTCACACAAAATGCAGTATTTTAGGCAAAGTATCATAGCTAAACTAAGTTCTGGTAGAGAAAGGAAGAAAGTGAATAAAGGTCAATGTTACCtttatggttaatttttttttgcatcaGGTCTCTTTACATTGGCTTTGACTTTCTCTATTATTTCCTTATTGACATAGCTGCTGTACAAGATCAAAGAAGTGCTTCTGCAGCAGGGATTGATTCTACAGTTGGGGAGTCTTCTCCCCTGGTCCGAGTTCCATCCAGAGATAAACTTGATGAGACCTTTGAGCCGATTAATTTAAATATCCAGCAAGTTGAAGGTGAGCCTCAGCAAGGTCTCGTACTACCAATCATGGGTACCAAGTATAGGGATGAAGCAGCAGTTAATGTGGAACACCAATTTATTCCAAGTTTCAATGGGAAGTCTTCAGTTCATGATCATTACCAAGGGGAGAACCCAGAGTCTAAAAGTCTTTCAGCATTAAGAAACGGGTCAGATAAGGATATTTATGTTTCACTTCAGTTAGGTGAGCCCGAACcaaagagaagaaaatattCAGATTCGTTGTGTATCGTGAAAGAATGGAAGTGAGAGAGTTTCGCCAGTCTAGGGAAATTGGCTGGAGATATCATCTTATTGAAAACAATCAGGCCAGACCGCTAACAGGAACATAACTGTGAAGTGTGGAAGTGCATAAAGGAGATTGAGGTTCACCTCTTTTAGCAGGTCCAGGGGAAGTTATTATCATTTCCTCATCAAATCTTTTGGTTAAAGTACTCTAGTGGGAATTATGGACTGCTACTAAGAAGTAGAAGCATGGATAGGGTTgctagtaattaaaagaataggATTCTGTTCGGTTGGGTATacgtatttatttgtttcttctCTTGAAAAATTTTGCTTGTAATTCATAAGATTTGTAGTTTTAACTTATTGATTCTGTATTGCTGCTTAAATATGTATTTCTTTAAACCGGCTGATTGAGTCCAAATTCATAGATTTGATGTTAAGTCAGATTTTCTTTTGGACAAAAGAATCTGATACTCATACATGAAAATCTTCATGTTTTACGGTTTGGATGTATCATTACGTTATTCCAATGAACCAAATTTCAACCTTTTAAggcattcttttaaattttctattaatacAATAAGCTTCAAACAATGTTTATCCTGCTTAGCACGTAGTCTATCATTATGGAAAAGATTTTCTTATTACACTATCCATAAATATTgtgtaacaaaaattaatatattattgctAAATATGTGTGGGTATCTGAGTCTTACCTTGTACAGTTGTCATGTGTGAGTTTTAATCCAGTTTGTTAGCTTTAGTGAGTGTATTTGTTCTTATTTCTGttgtgtatttatatttatacttattatacttgtaatcacttttaaaaattaatacattatttaGTTGGTGGTTTTATCACTTTAAGAATctaaattttttgtcaaaagGAATACCTAAActatcaatttcatttcattttaccCATGAAAGTGTACAACatccaataaaaatataacacgTGTCATGTTTTTATTGGTTGGTTTTGTAATTTGGGGTAAAATGACACAAAATTAATAGTTTAGGTATCACCTATgaccacatttaaaaaaaaaaacctaggtGGAAAAGTGATAGTTTGACGGtcagttttatatttaaacatattcaATGTGTAAcaactcaatatttataattatcagAAAAATGTGGTTTCAAGATTAAATTCCTTGATTCGAGCtaatcttgaaatttttaatcgAGGAATTTATGTGATGATTACAAAATTAGGAATTAGAATTACTACTTAATTTAGTACAAGACTAAGTTCCAAGTCAACATAATTAAGAAGAACTGATTTGAGGAATTAAGTAAGTTCCCATAGTATAATTACACCAAGGACTTGAGAGCAAATAAACCATAAATAAAATGGgttagtggagtggattaatcCATGCCATTAAAATACACCAACATTTTCATGCATTGATTGATGACCATTAGATGAgataattcttatttttattatacatgcATGTtagtataataaaaagaatgaatGATGCTCATTTTCATTCTTTCCTAACGGCATACgaggaaaaagatgaaaatttttctCCAAAGGTTTCTCCATTGCCGTCCATCAATTTTCAAGGTTAGGAAGCTTTTTGTCTTGAATTTTGTTAGATTATTAGTTAATGATGTTAGATAATTAGAGCCCAAGCATTTGAATTTCTAATTAATAAAGTCTTAATTAGTTAGCATGGATGGAAACTTTGAAAATCCTAGATGAGAAAGTTTGGTTTCATGGGTAATTAGCATATTTAAGTTGTGATCATGGTGAAAATGAGTCGAGTAGCTAATGGGTATTGTTGAGACGAAGTTTGATTAAGTGATTATTAAAGAAACCCTTGATGAGTTCTTGAGGATTAAAATGATAGAGATGACAacttggattaaaatgatgtttATTGATAGTTTGAGGTCCCTAGTGTATAGTTACGAagttaaatttagatttaattggTAGATTGTAAAATACGAGAATTTCAGATATTAGAGTTTTAAGGGAATAAAGTGAAAAGTATGTATAACATGTTTAAGTATAAGTTTATATGCTAGATTTGAGAAACTAACACTGGCAGAACGTCGGGGGATAAAGACGAAAATGGGCGACGGACAACGAATACGGTTTGTGCTAACGTAATTTGACTtcattgcataaaataattaaatattttggcTTGTGAAAAGATTGGTGTTAATTGTTGCTTTGATCATGTTATGTACTTGTTGAATAAGCATTTAAATGGTAAGTGTTGGATTAAATGATGATAGAGTAACAAATGCCATGTATACCATGCTTATGTGATTGCACCTAGTGAATAGTGATGAGTTGGATTTATGCtttgttgaaattgaatatgGAAGAGTTGGTAAATAAATGTGTTATGCCatgttgaattgaattggtGATGTGTAACACCTCAGAtctagcctagacgttatggccgaatctgacgatgtcacaaggtagtgcttttcgaaaaatatgtcgttgctaaatcctcttttctatttaatcattttttttcattatcttatgttaatttcaaatcgtGTCATTCGtttccaaaacattattcatttacaaatcgttattcaatttcaaaacgttTTCTTATTGCGGAAGATTTTAAACAGTTTGCGTATTAGTGGTATTTTTGATAatacattaatttcatttaaaaacccgagttttacataacactagcagatttaaatcataaaaccgtataaaaaccaaatttaaaccaaaatccgtAAGGGCCATAAATATAGCAAAATActccaaaataaaagtaaaatcataaataggtaataaatagtgtaaaagaagtcgtgtggccaccactgagtcctccgttgcaccgatccgcctaaatctggggattacctgtacagattaaacagaaggggtgagtttacgtaaactcagtgtgtaatccctatacaaatgaacagacagtaaacaaataatcaaagtttgggcttaagcccttttcagtatcagtatcaatccagtttgggccttagtCTTTCTTAGTACAAAAACAGTCAtgcagtagggctttagcccatcacagtatcagtagcagtaatagatatgcagtcacaaaaatcTTACCCATCTAGCCTCTACACatcatctccgtccaaccctacactccatgtggggatataatcaacccacccatccctacactccaagtagtaccgaatgcagcactagacagtagtttgcagctgagctaccagtaaattaggctcgagg
This genomic stretch from Gossypium raimondii isolate GPD5lz chromosome 6, ASM2569854v1, whole genome shotgun sequence harbors:
- the LOC105773472 gene encoding protein NARROW LEAF 1; the encoded protein is MERTRLDLRFHHSGSTESEESALDLERNFCNHHSLPSSSPSPLQPFASGAQHSESNAAYFSWPTSSRLIDAAEDRANYFGNLQKGVLPETLGRLPSGQQATTLLELMTIRAFHSKKLRRFSLGTAIGFRIRRGVLTDIPAILVFVARKVHRQWLSQFQCLPTALEGPGGVWCDVDVVEFSYFGAPAATPKEQLYTELADGMRGSDPIIGSGSQVASQETYGTLGAIVKSRTGNRQVGFLTNRHVAVDLDYPSQKMFHPLPPSLGPGVYLGAVERATSFITDDLWYGIFAGINPETFVRADGAFIPFADDLNMNNVTTTVKGIGQIGNVHIIDLQSPVSSLIGRQVVKVGRSSGLTNGTIMAYALEYNDEKGICFFTDFLVVGENEQTFDLEGDSGSLILLMGQNEEKPLPVGIIWGGTANRGRLKLKVGRPPENWTSGVDLGRLLDLLELDLITNNEGLQAAVQDQRSASAAGIDSTVGESSPLVRVPSRDKLDETFEPINLNIQQVEGEPQQGLVLPIMGTKYRDEAAVNVEHQFIPSFNGKSSVHDHYQGENPESKSLSALRNGSDKDIYVSLQLGEPEPKRRKYSDSLCIVKEWK